The following are encoded in a window of Trueperaceae bacterium genomic DNA:
- a CDS encoding minor capsid protein produces MSAYTDVRTFLIQNGLAASSMTSDWAVVVGGVTDHLTQPHLAIIPTTGRRPLDVMGRDPLHQPNFRIVVQGAPGGYVEAEAKANSIWNALHRQQFADFLTVEGTNPPIWLGYDEDQQKPRWSLNFTTIRK; encoded by the coding sequence GTGAGCGCCTACACGGACGTCAGGACGTTCCTTATTCAAAACGGGTTGGCAGCCAGTAGCATGACAAGCGACTGGGCTGTCGTTGTGGGTGGCGTCACCGACCACCTGACGCAACCCCACCTCGCCATCATCCCCACGACCGGCAGGCGCCCCCTCGACGTGATGGGGCGCGACCCACTGCACCAACCCAACTTCCGCATCGTGGTGCAAGGCGCACCCGGCGGGTACGTCGAGGCGGAAGCCAAAGCCAACAGCATCTGGAATGCTCTGCACCGGCAACAATTCGCGGACTTCCTGACGGTAGAGGGCACCAACCCACCCATTTGGCTTGGGTACGACGAAGATCAACAAAAACCCCGGTGGAGCCTTAACTTCACCACCATCCGAAAGTGA